The following coding sequences are from one Salinicoccus sp. Bachu38 window:
- a CDS encoding BCCT family transporter, which produces MKEKAKLDSFIFWPSIVVLLSLTILLVVFQSSAETMLNGMLTAINTRMDWIFQFMTFGLFVLLLWIAFGKYGRVKLGEGPPQFNNFSYGAMLFCAGMGTSIMFWSIIEPMYYFQGPPFGFEPGSETAAEWAVAYGMFHWGISAWCIYAFPTIVIAYSFFNKKNKSLKVSQSVKGALGKHSDGILGKIIDILVIWSLVGGLGTSLGLGVPMVSAGIGHLLGVEQSVSLSIIIMVIWAIIYITSASLGLDKGIRRLSNINVYLALALAIFVILVGPTGFILTYFTDSFGIMSQNFLRMSFYTDPIGGGGFPQAWTVFYWAWFAATALFMGLFIARISKGRTLKSLILHILGWGSLGSWLYFGIFGGYTMNLQQTGELDVLGSMAENGDASTIINVLETLPFSYIAILFFVVLGFIFLATSLDSASYILASTASIKVGDGIEPPVWHTILWGLIMAFLSISLLLIGGLSVVQTSAVVVAVPVVIIYALLVISLMKWLKNDEHVYEEEK; this is translated from the coding sequence ATGAAAGAAAAAGCAAAATTGGATTCATTTATTTTCTGGCCGTCCATCGTTGTGCTGCTGTCACTGACCATACTGCTGGTCGTGTTCCAGTCTTCAGCAGAAACGATGCTCAACGGCATGCTTACGGCGATCAATACACGGATGGACTGGATCTTCCAGTTCATGACCTTCGGACTCTTCGTCCTGCTGCTGTGGATTGCCTTCGGCAAATACGGCAGGGTCAAACTTGGGGAAGGACCTCCCCAGTTCAACAACTTCAGCTACGGTGCCATGCTGTTCTGTGCGGGCATGGGAACGAGCATCATGTTCTGGTCGATCATCGAACCGATGTACTATTTCCAAGGCCCACCGTTCGGCTTTGAACCTGGCAGTGAGACTGCGGCCGAATGGGCTGTTGCATACGGTATGTTCCACTGGGGTATTTCCGCATGGTGCATCTATGCTTTCCCGACGATCGTCATTGCGTATTCATTCTTCAATAAGAAGAATAAATCCCTGAAGGTCAGCCAATCAGTAAAAGGTGCACTCGGCAAACATTCCGACGGCATCCTCGGCAAGATTATAGACATCCTTGTGATTTGGAGTCTTGTTGGTGGACTGGGTACATCACTCGGCCTCGGGGTGCCGATGGTTTCTGCCGGCATCGGTCATCTTCTCGGTGTGGAACAGTCTGTCTCACTCAGCATCATCATCATGGTCATCTGGGCCATAATCTACATTACAAGCGCCTCCCTTGGATTGGACAAGGGCATACGCAGGTTGAGTAACATCAATGTATATCTTGCGCTTGCACTCGCAATCTTCGTCATCCTTGTAGGACCTACGGGATTCATACTGACATATTTTACGGACAGCTTCGGCATCATGTCCCAGAACTTCCTGAGGATGAGCTTCTATACAGATCCTATTGGCGGCGGCGGATTCCCGCAGGCCTGGACGGTATTCTACTGGGCATGGTTTGCCGCAACAGCCCTGTTCATGGGACTGTTCATCGCACGGATTTCAAAGGGCCGCACATTGAAGAGCCTGATACTCCACATTCTTGGATGGGGTTCCCTCGGCAGCTGGCTGTACTTCGGCATCTTCGGCGGCTATACGATGAACCTGCAGCAGACGGGTGAACTGGATGTGCTTGGGAGCATGGCAGAGAACGGTGATGCATCAACCATCATCAATGTGCTCGAAACACTGCCATTCAGCTATATCGCAATCCTCTTCTTTGTCGTACTGGGCTTCATATTCCTCGCGACATCACTGGATTCGGCATCCTATATTCTTGCATCCACTGCTTCAATCAAAGTAGGGGATGGCATTGAACCGCCGGTATGGCACACCATCCTGTGGGGATTGATCATGGCATTTCTGTCCATTTCACTGCTGCTCATAGGCGGGTTGAGTGTTGTACAGACATCGGCTGTAGTCGTGGCAGTGCCTGTTGTTATCATTTACGCACTGCTCGTCATTTCCTTGATGAAATGGCTGAAGAATGATGAACATGTTTATGAGGAGGAGAAATAA
- a CDS encoding M24 family metallopeptidase, with product MPIDYSKRMQTLMGRLKSKALDIALITDPTNIFYYTGFYADPHERYMSLVIHAEHGSSALFLPALDEEMAKESAEVDEIHPISDEMDPFYIIKGMMEEDISKIGIEMDVMTVSHQNGLKSIFPGVEYMDITPSIDRMRTLKTQAEVDGLKKAVEIIETVLEEGLATIHEGMTEAALTAEFEYLMKRHGAAGPSFSTMVLSGEKSAMPHGKPGERKLQEGDFLLIDFGVITNERYCSDITRTFVIGKPTGKQKEIYETVQKSTQAGVDAVRAGAPLKLFDIAARDVIEAAGYGEYFNNRVGHGLGIEVHEAPSIHHENEQLAEPGMVFTIEPGIYIPGFGGVRIEEEVYINEDGEPEVLTSFPRNLRSIQIR from the coding sequence ATGCCAATCGACTACAGTAAAAGAATGCAAACACTTATGGGGCGTTTGAAATCGAAGGCGTTGGATATCGCACTCATCACCGATCCGACGAACATCTTCTACTATACCGGTTTCTACGCCGATCCACATGAGCGCTACATGTCACTTGTGATCCATGCTGAACACGGGAGCTCTGCACTGTTCCTCCCTGCCTTGGATGAAGAGATGGCAAAGGAGTCGGCAGAAGTGGACGAAATCCACCCGATATCTGACGAAATGGATCCTTTTTATATCATCAAAGGTATGATGGAAGAAGATATCTCAAAAATCGGCATTGAAATGGATGTGATGACGGTCAGCCACCAAAATGGTCTCAAATCCATCTTCCCCGGTGTGGAATATATGGACATCACCCCCTCCATCGACCGCATGCGCACTCTCAAGACACAAGCGGAAGTCGATGGCCTTAAGAAGGCGGTGGAGATTATAGAAACAGTTCTTGAAGAAGGACTTGCAACCATCCATGAAGGGATGACGGAAGCGGCGCTCACGGCTGAATTCGAGTACCTGATGAAGCGGCACGGCGCAGCAGGCCCTTCATTTTCCACCATGGTGCTCTCAGGCGAGAAATCGGCCATGCCCCATGGCAAACCGGGAGAACGCAAACTCCAGGAAGGGGACTTCCTGCTGATTGATTTCGGCGTCATCACGAATGAGCGGTACTGCTCCGACATCACACGCACCTTCGTCATCGGCAAGCCGACCGGGAAGCAGAAGGAAATCTATGAAACCGTGCAGAAGTCGACACAGGCAGGTGTCGATGCAGTCAGGGCCGGCGCTCCACTGAAATTGTTCGATATCGCAGCCAGGGATGTCATTGAAGCAGCTGGATACGGTGAATACTTCAACAACCGGGTCGGTCATGGCCTGGGGATAGAAGTGCATGAAGCACCTTCCATCCACCATGAAAATGAACAGCTTGCGGAGCCGGGCATGGTCTTCACAATAGAGCCGGGCATATATATTCCCGGCTTCGGAGGGGTACGGATTGAAGAAGAGGTATACATCAATGAAGACGGTGAGCCGGAAGTGCTGACATCCTTTCCAAGAAATCTCAGAAGCATTCAAATAAGATAG
- a CDS encoding CocE/NonD family hydrolase has protein sequence MGVFDVDYNKIQERTDFPYEVEVTHHTWIEMPDGIKLSGKLWQPKNIKGTTKGTVLEFLPYRKDEFTALRDEIRHKYFAGCGYTSIRVDIRGTGDSEGIIEDEYPQQEQDDALAIISWIENQEWSNGSVAMIGKSWGGFNGLQVAAHQPEALKTIISLCSTDDRYADDVHYRGGTMMASDMLWWASTMFAYNARPPFPKFVGDGWYDMWLDRMENTPPFVEEWVSHQTRDAYWKHGSVREDYSDIKIPVLTMSGWADGYPDALFRLMDNLDVPKKGIVGPWAHEFPDMAIPGPQMGYLQEVVEWLDKWMEVDGDVDHTDEFLVYLQDSVKPATSYEYREGRWLDLFKEDQEILDLFNGCTGEQRLKNIQHHGLYSGVYCPFGQDGDLPDDQTIENALATSIILEPQKEAVNIAGQPVAKLKVKSDVKEANVHARISDVHPDGEKTLITRGQLNLNHYRSHEFPEDLPIDEYIDVAFTLDVIGYQVPEGHSIEISLSPTYWPQIWPAKEIAGLTVDLEASKLELPVVNDFEAVSLKHEQAETAAPLEKQIHREGSRTREVIKRLTEDEWVLEDYSDEGLRTLPGLNITYGTENRNAYIIRENDPLSARVECDWNVVVKDDDIDTEMKTKSVMSCDADYYYLVNELVAYNNGEECFSKTWEKKIRRNYT, from the coding sequence TTGGGTGTTTTCGATGTTGATTACAATAAAATACAGGAACGTACAGATTTCCCGTATGAAGTGGAAGTGACCCACCATACATGGATAGAGATGCCTGACGGCATCAAGCTGTCAGGCAAGCTCTGGCAGCCGAAGAATATCAAGGGTACAACGAAAGGGACCGTCCTCGAGTTCCTGCCATATAGGAAGGACGAGTTCACAGCGCTCAGGGATGAGATCCGCCACAAGTATTTTGCCGGGTGCGGCTATACGTCCATACGGGTCGATATCCGGGGCACCGGGGATTCGGAAGGCATCATCGAAGATGAGTATCCGCAGCAGGAACAGGATGATGCACTCGCCATCATCAGCTGGATCGAGAATCAGGAGTGGTCGAATGGTTCAGTCGCCATGATCGGCAAATCCTGGGGCGGCTTCAACGGCCTGCAGGTGGCGGCACATCAGCCCGAGGCGCTGAAGACGATCATCTCCCTATGCTCCACGGATGACCGCTATGCGGATGATGTCCATTACAGGGGCGGCACAATGATGGCCTCCGACATGCTCTGGTGGGCATCGACGATGTTCGCCTATAATGCGCGGCCGCCTTTCCCAAAATTCGTCGGGGACGGCTGGTATGACATGTGGCTCGACAGGATGGAGAATACGCCGCCATTCGTAGAGGAATGGGTATCCCATCAGACGCGCGATGCATACTGGAAGCACGGTTCGGTCCGGGAGGACTACAGTGACATCAAAATCCCGGTCCTGACGATGAGTGGCTGGGCGGACGGCTATCCGGATGCACTCTTCCGTCTGATGGACAATCTCGATGTGCCGAAAAAGGGCATCGTCGGACCATGGGCACATGAATTCCCTGATATGGCGATTCCGGGTCCCCAGATGGGCTATCTCCAGGAAGTGGTGGAATGGCTGGACAAATGGATGGAAGTTGATGGAGATGTCGATCACACCGATGAATTCCTCGTCTACCTCCAGGACAGCGTGAAGCCTGCAACTTCCTATGAGTACCGTGAAGGCAGATGGCTCGATCTGTTCAAGGAAGACCAGGAGATACTCGACCTGTTCAATGGCTGTACCGGTGAACAGCGGTTGAAGAACATCCAGCACCATGGCCTCTATTCAGGTGTATACTGTCCGTTCGGACAGGACGGCGACCTGCCGGATGACCAGACGATCGAGAACGCACTGGCAACTTCCATCATTCTGGAGCCGCAGAAGGAAGCGGTGAACATTGCCGGACAGCCGGTGGCAAAATTGAAAGTGAAGTCCGATGTCAAGGAAGCAAACGTCCATGCAAGAATCTCGGATGTGCACCCGGATGGTGAGAAGACGCTCATCACGCGGGGGCAGCTGAACCTGAACCATTACAGGAGCCATGAGTTCCCTGAAGATCTGCCGATCGATGAATATATCGATGTCGCGTTCACGCTCGATGTCATCGGCTATCAGGTTCCGGAGGGCCATTCGATTGAAATTTCCCTATCACCGACCTACTGGCCGCAGATCTGGCCGGCCAAGGAAATTGCGGGACTCACTGTGGATCTCGAAGCTTCGAAATTGGAACTGCCGGTTGTCAATGATTTTGAAGCGGTTTCGCTGAAGCATGAGCAGGCGGAAACGGCAGCACCGCTTGAGAAGCAGATCCATCGCGAAGGGTCGAGAACACGTGAAGTCATCAAGCGGTTGACGGAGGATGAATGGGTGCTGGAAGACTATTCGGACGAAGGTCTGAGGACACTGCCAGGCCTCAACATCACTTACGGCACTGAAAACCGCAATGCCTATATAATCAGGGAAAACGATCCGCTTTCAGCTAGAGTGGAATGTGACTGGAACGTGGTTGTGAAGGATGATGACATCGACACGGAAATGAAGACGAAAAGTGTGATGTCATGTGACGCAGATTACTACTATCTCGTGAATGAGCTTGTCGCCTACAACAACGGCGAAGAATGCTTCTCCAAAACATGGGAGAAGAAGATCAGAAGGAACTACACATAG
- a CDS encoding VOC family protein: MDRINLITLGVKHISDAVDFYRKMGFEASIMGHEDAIEIVFFRMKGSKLALYPLEKLAGETGREAVDTEGKFNGITLAYNAKSEAEVDQVLKRAGEMGGEIISPPAPTEWGGYSGYFADLDGYCWEVAYGADWEFDENDMLII; the protein is encoded by the coding sequence ATGGACAGGATCAACCTGATTACGCTCGGTGTAAAACATATTTCGGACGCAGTCGATTTCTATCGTAAAATGGGGTTTGAGGCTTCCATCATGGGACACGAAGATGCGATCGAAATCGTATTCTTCAGGATGAAGGGGTCGAAGCTCGCCCTTTATCCACTGGAGAAGCTGGCGGGGGAGACAGGGCGCGAAGCAGTCGACACGGAAGGAAAGTTCAATGGCATTACACTTGCCTATAATGCAAAATCCGAAGCGGAAGTGGACCAGGTGCTGAAGCGGGCCGGAGAAATGGGTGGTGAGATCATCAGTCCCCCAGCTCCTACCGAGTGGGGCGGTTACAGCGGCTACTTCGCGGATCTTGATGGCTACTGCTGGGAAGTGGCATATGGCGCGGACTGGGAATTCGATGAGAATGACATGCTGATCATCTGA
- a CDS encoding aldehyde dehydrogenase family protein, with product MALKLATPLTVNAYINGEIVEAQSHEPRENPAKPDETAGYWPQNTVEEAQKAIDSADEAFKSWKHTEMKDRIERMQKGIQKIKDNQEDLVKLLSREHGKPVYDAEGEMTVSLMFMEYAVENAERVYSEAVNEDERGKNILRHDPIGVVSAISPWNYPLALSTEKIAPALLAGNTMVLKPSPMAPLAVTLVTQLIAEEFPAGVLNIVNGDADVGIELTSNDKVRKIAFTGGTNTGRHIMKAAADTIKNVTLELGGNDPAIFLDDFDVNDEAAMRRVVISNFLTGGQICMIAKRMYVHESIYDQFVEKYMEAADKWLRIGDPTLKETTVGPVNNKAQLEFVQELIEDSKQNGYDIRQVGNVADEEFFNNGYFMYPTVVLGADYDSRIVAEEQFGPAVPILKFKDDDHAVELANDSELGLTSSVWGEEEHAIEVSKRIEAGVTMVNTAAIQGLDIRYPFGGVKQSGIGREYGEEGMLEYVDSHSINVPKTKDLPHIPQ from the coding sequence TTGGCACTTAAACTCGCGACACCACTGACAGTGAATGCATATATCAACGGCGAAATAGTCGAAGCACAGAGTCACGAACCACGTGAGAATCCGGCGAAACCGGATGAAACAGCGGGCTATTGGCCGCAAAATACAGTAGAAGAGGCACAAAAAGCGATCGATTCTGCAGATGAGGCGTTCAAATCCTGGAAGCACACGGAGATGAAGGACCGCATCGAACGCATGCAGAAGGGGATTCAGAAGATAAAGGACAACCAGGAAGACCTGGTCAAACTGCTTTCCCGTGAGCACGGCAAGCCGGTCTATGATGCAGAAGGCGAAATGACGGTTTCCCTCATGTTCATGGAGTACGCAGTGGAGAACGCAGAACGCGTCTATAGTGAAGCGGTCAACGAAGATGAGCGTGGCAAGAACATCCTGCGCCATGATCCGATTGGTGTGGTATCCGCCATCAGTCCATGGAACTATCCATTGGCCCTCTCCACAGAGAAGATTGCACCGGCACTGCTCGCCGGCAATACGATGGTACTGAAACCGAGCCCGATGGCGCCGCTTGCAGTGACGCTTGTGACGCAGCTCATCGCAGAAGAATTCCCTGCAGGCGTCCTCAATATCGTCAACGGTGACGCAGATGTCGGCATAGAGCTCACTTCAAACGATAAAGTGCGCAAAATCGCCTTCACCGGCGGTACGAATACAGGACGCCACATCATGAAGGCTGCAGCAGACACGATCAAGAACGTGACGCTTGAACTCGGCGGCAACGACCCGGCCATCTTCCTCGATGATTTCGATGTGAATGATGAAGCGGCCATGCGTCGGGTCGTGATTTCTAACTTCCTGACAGGCGGACAGATCTGCATGATTGCAAAACGCATGTATGTGCACGAATCCATCTATGACCAGTTCGTCGAGAAGTATATGGAAGCAGCGGATAAATGGCTCCGCATCGGCGACCCGACACTGAAAGAGACCACAGTCGGACCCGTCAACAACAAAGCACAGCTCGAATTCGTCCAGGAGCTCATCGAAGACTCCAAACAGAACGGCTATGACATCAGGCAGGTCGGCAATGTTGCAGACGAGGAGTTCTTCAACAACGGCTACTTCATGTATCCGACTGTCGTACTCGGTGCCGACTATGATTCCCGCATCGTGGCCGAAGAACAGTTCGGTCCGGCAGTACCAATCCTGAAATTCAAGGATGACGACCATGCGGTCGAACTCGCCAACGACAGCGAACTTGGACTGACAAGTTCTGTGTGGGGTGAGGAAGAACACGCAATCGAAGTCTCCAAACGCATCGAAGCCGGTGTGACGATGGTCAACACCGCAGCAATCCAGGGACTGGACATCCGCTATCCATTCGGCGGTGTCAAACAGTCCGGCATCGGCCGTGAATACGGCGAGGAAGGCATGCTTGAATACGTGGACTCCCATTCCATCAACGTGCCGAAGACGAAGGACCTTCCGCATATTCCCCAATAA
- a CDS encoding AEC family transporter — protein sequence MAYISLVFLDVILPILILLGVGVILQKKFEFRLRPIANLVTYCFLPSAVFLNIYEADIDFELLGQLALYLTLFIASMIVVGEIFVRLLGLRGGERTALKNSVSLMNSGNYGLPVSHLVFSANPVGVSVQIIVLVVQNLLTFTYGLYNLRSNAKSIVELFRELLRLPIIYALVAAFILQAFTIELPSFISVPVEQLAGGFAALALLLLGMQLAQIEIRSFHRVIAWSALGRLVIGPAVALALIFILGIDGVIAQSLFIASAFPTSRNTATLALEYDVEPELHAQVVLYSTVLSSITVTFVIYLSMQLF from the coding sequence ATGGCCTACATCTCCCTTGTATTTCTGGATGTCATCCTGCCGATTCTGATTCTGCTTGGTGTCGGCGTCATACTCCAGAAGAAGTTTGAATTTCGTCTGAGGCCGATTGCGAACCTCGTGACGTACTGTTTTCTGCCGTCTGCCGTATTCCTGAATATTTATGAGGCGGACATCGACTTTGAACTGCTGGGACAACTCGCACTGTATCTGACGCTGTTCATCGCTTCGATGATTGTCGTCGGTGAAATATTCGTCCGTCTGCTCGGACTTCGCGGCGGGGAACGGACCGCTCTGAAAAACAGCGTGTCGCTGATGAACTCCGGCAACTATGGGCTGCCGGTCAGTCATCTTGTATTCAGCGCCAACCCGGTGGGCGTATCAGTGCAGATCATCGTGCTCGTCGTACAGAATCTGCTGACATTCACGTATGGCCTGTACAACCTGCGGTCGAATGCGAAGTCCATCGTGGAACTTTTCCGCGAACTGCTCAGGCTGCCGATCATCTATGCGCTTGTGGCCGCATTCATTCTGCAGGCATTCACCATCGAACTGCCGAGTTTCATCAGCGTGCCGGTCGAGCAGCTGGCCGGCGGGTTTGCCGCCCTCGCGCTGCTCCTGCTCGGCATGCAGCTCGCACAGATCGAAATCCGCTCGTTCCACAGGGTCATCGCGTGGAGTGCCCTCGGCCGACTGGTCATCGGGCCGGCCGTCGCCCTGGCACTCATATTCATCCTTGGCATCGACGGTGTCATCGCCCAGTCGCTGTTCATTGCGAGTGCGTTCCCGACATCGAGGAATACTGCGACGCTCGCGCTCGAATACGATGTGGAACCGGAACTCCATGCCCAGGTGGTCCTTTATTCCACAGTGCTCAGCAGCATCACCGTGACATTCGTCATCTACCTGTCCATGCAGCTGTTCTAG
- a CDS encoding SDR family NAD(P)-dependent oxidoreductase, producing the protein MILDLRDKVAIVTGGGSGIGLATAKAFLDKGAKVIVADYNEESGKKAEESLKQYGDVLFEKVDVSVEEDVKNVVALAVEKFGRLDVMFNNAGIGVQGETHKLSYEDYNKVIKVNQDSVFFGSKYAIPEMQKVGGGAIINTASILGSVGEPTAFAYNASKGAVNLMTKSVALQYAQDNIRVSAVAPGYVESGMVNREALGDYYETLVGKHPIGRLGEPEEIAHAVVFLAENEFTTGTTLLVDGGYTAQ; encoded by the coding sequence ATGATTTTGGATCTTAGAGACAAAGTTGCGATTGTAACAGGTGGCGGATCAGGCATCGGTCTGGCTACAGCGAAAGCGTTCCTGGACAAAGGCGCGAAAGTCATTGTGGCAGATTATAATGAAGAGTCTGGTAAGAAGGCAGAAGAGAGCCTCAAACAGTACGGGGATGTCCTTTTTGAGAAAGTGGACGTTTCCGTTGAAGAGGATGTTAAAAATGTCGTTGCTCTCGCGGTTGAAAAGTTTGGACGACTGGATGTCATGTTCAACAATGCCGGAATCGGTGTTCAGGGTGAGACGCACAAGCTTTCCTACGAAGACTACAACAAAGTAATCAAAGTCAATCAGGACAGCGTATTCTTCGGTTCAAAATACGCAATTCCTGAAATGCAGAAGGTTGGCGGCGGTGCAATCATCAATACAGCCTCCATCCTCGGCAGTGTCGGCGAGCCGACAGCATTCGCGTACAATGCGTCCAAAGGCGCTGTGAATCTGATGACGAAATCCGTCGCTTTACAATATGCCCAGGACAACATCCGGGTAAGTGCAGTTGCTCCCGGCTACGTCGAGTCCGGAATGGTGAACAGGGAAGCGTTGGGAGATTATTATGAAACTCTCGTCGGCAAGCACCCAATCGGCAGACTCGGTGAACCGGAAGAAATCGCGCACGCGGTCGTATTCCTGGCAGAAAATGAATTCACTACAGGCACGACACTTCTCGTGGACGGTGGCTATACAGCCCAGTAA
- a CDS encoding NADPH-dependent FMN reductase, translating into MKIVGLSGSNVGSKTRTTMKYVSEKLTSQYPHVEWTFIDLADYSVQFSDGRNYLDYEGDTAYVTRTIMEADAIIIGTPIFQASIPATLKNVFDLLPINALQDKIVSFFVTAGTSKHFLIPETQLKPILSYMKAQTVSTYVFIQEKDFMNKEIINDDIIFRLDALVEDTVMLTDTYKRIREEKESMYDF; encoded by the coding sequence ATGAAAATCGTAGGACTCTCCGGCTCGAACGTCGGCTCCAAAACACGCACCACCATGAAATATGTATCCGAAAAACTGACCAGCCAGTACCCGCATGTCGAGTGGACGTTCATCGACCTCGCGGACTACAGCGTCCAGTTCAGCGATGGACGCAACTACCTCGACTATGAGGGGGACACTGCATATGTCACAAGAACCATCATGGAAGCGGATGCCATCATCATCGGCACACCGATCTTCCAGGCTTCCATTCCGGCAACACTGAAGAACGTCTTCGACCTGCTGCCGATCAATGCACTGCAGGACAAGATCGTCAGCTTCTTCGTCACCGCCGGCACATCCAAGCACTTCCTCATCCCCGAAACCCAGCTCAAACCGATTCTGAGCTACATGAAGGCACAGACGGTGAGCACGTATGTCTTTATCCAGGAGAAGGACTTCATGAATAAGGAGATCATCAATGACGACATCATCTTCCGGCTCGATGCACTGGTCGAGGATACCGTCATGCTGACCGATACGTACAAGCGCATCCGTGAAGAGAAGGAATCGATGTATGATTTCTAA
- a CDS encoding DUF3953 domain-containing protein, which produces MIFVLRLIFSITTAGLALYGLFTDNYELMPWMFLSMSFLLLAMGIDEFLKGRKVFGVFSLIAFAFVLYVSLDGFFLY; this is translated from the coding sequence TTGATCTTTGTACTTAGACTCATCTTTTCTATAACCACCGCTGGACTCGCCCTCTACGGGCTGTTTACTGACAACTATGAGCTGATGCCATGGATGTTCCTCTCCATGTCTTTCCTCCTCCTGGCCATGGGAATCGACGAGTTCCTGAAGGGTCGTAAAGTATTTGGAGTCTTTTCCCTCATTGCTTTTGCTTTTGTCCTGTACGTCTCGTTAGACGGATTCTTTCTATACTAG
- a CDS encoding YkoF family thiamine/hydroxymethylpyrimidine-binding protein, giving the protein MVQECGTERIAGCQFNLSVMSDDFADVILGALDQVVTSKVWKDTDDVSTCVRGRIEHVFDVVKAVYLQAAKTGKHVEMSGTFSIGCPGDSSGDTHMDVSSERMNEAASTDIQQKAGCKFALYPMNTTNYMDVIYEQIDLSKEAGVTVSPSHYATRLDGEAADIFNAMESSFTKVQEAISHTTMTFTISANSPSNR; this is encoded by the coding sequence ATGGTACAGGAATGTGGAACGGAACGGATTGCAGGTTGCCAGTTCAACCTGAGTGTGATGAGCGACGACTTCGCTGATGTGATCCTCGGCGCACTGGATCAGGTCGTCACATCGAAAGTATGGAAAGACACGGATGATGTCTCGACGTGTGTGCGGGGACGGATCGAGCACGTTTTCGATGTGGTGAAGGCGGTCTATCTGCAGGCGGCAAAAACGGGGAAACATGTGGAAATGAGCGGCACCTTCTCCATCGGCTGTCCGGGCGACTCCTCCGGGGATACGCATATGGATGTGTCATCAGAGCGTATGAATGAAGCAGCGTCAACAGACATCCAGCAGAAAGCAGGATGCAAGTTCGCGCTCTATCCGATGAATACGACCAATTATATGGACGTCATCTACGAGCAGATCGACCTGTCGAAGGAAGCGGGTGTCACGGTCAGCCCAAGCCACTACGCCACACGGCTCGACGGTGAAGCCGCAGATATCTTCAATGCCATGGAGTCGTCGTTCACGAAAGTGCAGGAAGCGATAAGCCACACGACGATGACATTCACGATTTCAGCCAACAGTCCGTCAAACAGATAG